The Echeneis naucrates chromosome 8, fEcheNa1.1, whole genome shotgun sequence genome has a window encoding:
- the samd9l gene encoding sterile alpha motif domain-containing protein 9-like, giving the protein MADKPEHSPENWTEAQVSTWLKSIGVKDHYVKKLYDEEVNGQILLTLDENFLKEKICMKSGPAHLIIKNRDELLVSHQNSQEKKKASKGKKSELQQKDSQKSAQCFPATSEVPSARDPVRDHDVSEERPTQTQSTLTLKEDCKPRPFDQEGIDFIYVKHRVLQPESGAFNLITPCHEYKSFAVAAKLDRTRLQAKFAKEVLKFATGCMNMRTNGTIHFGVMDSKEDTGYVHGEIIGVPVKEKDMYVDALDHTEKSFSSNKDDVRGCVRPPRFIEVTDRESTEKMYVVEVDIVPLISTVKSKVYAVRLPNFRESANKVEFEKETILRRVGSKTEPVSDKDLSDFYARVKDRDAQREEAEHLFSAAPEFMEHSQNLGRKLTVLITSGKKFMEKEKWFILVANKFKPEDLCNIDWLLNMNIFCVFDFDSDSKISGLCGKYLEHHAANMHSLQSYRMSSDTSVTEFISNLHLFEQTSWIFCNGRSNFKGAEPPCDEMTWIKTKMTLLRESVSLICKQILPKGAFQVIFLLTSPVEKPLLHIFNEFFTDMEGHEDIICICESRESFKKWQSFAEGSCGAETLNNHSIVGMKMSQVNATVQRMQPIKAYSTKHLPVFVKGLCHLETNKEEQMGSLEVLTVDHCDETTEKFISEEKANIEQQFYHGGKVTWLNFWLAENNHVGEVIQREAYHDVSRLLSDVLTYNADQTPVANINIYHHPGSGGSTVARQVLWNNRKNLRCAVVKPSYTASLVAQHAVDLREYEETDPQKCLPVLLLIEDPDKEYLDDLKNELEVAIHNKRIMYGTLCFILLSCRRSNDPEGRCREAALQNVSVTHRLSTQEKKKFAGKREKLVEQYELNFILTFVLMTEGFNEDYVQHFVRNLLQDIQLHSVVTRLILYVALLNTYVQNSFISQSHCEALLGLTIYMERFQRHEFERSLSDQARLLLLYLRDEKTHIKSIKIIHPLVAKEILQQLLGSTQTQSDLAMQLLCEDVLFEHRFGREQYQSFLRALFIRRSRISKGDKFDSLFSPLIEHVRENENSPDKAIELLKKAFDCFHKDPFFAQQLARLHYTYEKFEEAKDWAETAAKLLPNNSYILDTKGQVYKKWFQAKCKAIESGDIPVTAQNTADAVETALKAQEYFQECQRAAEKEMENANSSGFFAEVEVGLSLLKLIYSLPVFAIGKNGHSEYMKYLLTDYIPKEVDDAWKSFHGRLKKLHKTLQDALEWISEDLSYFQTDIDADGEEVPESPEEKVSHPLKWLAKKTSEYGKYFSQDYFSSLRSKKPMPANLTPFQKRMIIYNLGGGNVTSILYRLTNQDNAVGLLEHIVSLYPSNPIKAIFGQKDIINYIMVHITLNFFSPQAPKVAPIEDLQALCRQFPADRNKCLPSALFLLTLLFWPDDNDTHDEKETKYEIVQSAVEHMEKGYWTKRKDIPQRKRRLYTHFFLGSGTGLDKFVHKRKFESVTNVSSVSEKRMKWFKGKAWEKPEITTMLKPVSGWTEDGVVYLEGPQKKFRILPLHVPSVPHTNEDITFYLGFSFRGPVAYNIVEKN; this is encoded by the exons ATGG CTGACAAACCTGAGCACTCACCCGAGAATTGGACAGAAGCTCAAGTAAGCACTTGGCTAAAATCCATTGGAGTGAAAGATCACTATGTGAAAAAGCTTTATGACGAGGAAGTAAATGGACAAATCCTTCTCACGCTGGATGAAAactttttgaaagaaaaaatttgtATGAAATCTGGGCCTGCTCATTTGATTATTAAAAACAGAGATGAGTTGCTTGTGTCCCACCAAAACTcccaggagaagaaaaaagccagcaaagggaaaaaaagtgagcTCCAGCAGAAAGACAGTCAAAAATCAGCTCAGTGTTTTCCTGCAACAAGTGAGGTTCCTTCTGCTCGGGATCCTGTGAGGGATCATGATGTCTCAGAGGAGAGGCCCACTCAGACACAGTCCACACTGACTTTAAAGGAAGACTGCAAGCCACGGCCGTTTGATCAAGAAGGCATTGATTTCATATATGTAAAGCACAGAGTCCTGCAACCTGAATCAGGTGCTTTCAATTTGATCACTCCGTGCCATGAGTACAAGtcttttgctgttgctgcaaaATTGGATCGCACACGACTCCAAGCTAAGTTTGCCAAGGAGGTTCTTAAATTCGCAACCGGCTGCATGAATATGAGAACAAATGGCACAATACACTTTGGTGTGATGGACAGTAAGGAGGACACAGGATATGTGCATGGTGAGATAATAGGTGTCCCTGTGAAAGAGAAGGACATGTATGTAGATGCTTTGGACCACACTGAAAAGAGTTTCTCCTCAAACAAAGATGATGTACGTGGCTGTGTGCGACCACCAAGGTTCATTGAGGTTACGGATCGAGAAAGTACAGAGAAGATGTATGTGGTAGAGGTTGACATTGTACCTTTAATCAGTACTGTCAAGAGCAAGGTGTATGCGGTCCGTCTGCCAAACTTCAGAGAGTCAGCTAACAAAGTGGAATTTGAGAAGGAAACAATTCTGAGGAGGGTGGGCTCAAAAACTGAGCCAGTCAGCGACAAAGATCTTAGTGATTTCTACGCGCGAGTCAAGGATCGAGATGCtcaaagagaagaagcagaacatctgttttctgctgctccagagTTTATGGAGCACTCCCAAAACCTCGGAAGGAAACTCACAGTGCTAATAACTAGCGGGAAGAAATTCATGGAGAAGGAGAAGTGGTTCATTTTGGTTGCAAACAAATTCAAACCAGAAGATCTTTGCAACATTGACTGGCTGCttaacatgaacattttctgtgtctttgacTTTGATTCAGATTCAAAGATTTCAGGTCTCTGTGGCAAATACCTTGAGCATCATGCTGCAAACATGCATTCTCTGCAAAGTTACAGGATGTCTAGTGACACCAGTGTCACCGAATTCATAAGCAACTTACATCTTTTTGAGCAGACTAGCTGGATCTTTTGTAACGGCCGTTCTAATTTCAAAGGAGCTGAACCTCCATGTGATGAAATGACTTGGATCAAGACAAAAATGACCTTATTGAGGGAGTCTGTGTCTTTGATTTGTAAGCAAATCTTACCAAAAGGGGCGTTCCAGGTAATCTTCCTTCTCACATCACCTGTTGAGAAACCTCTCttgcacatttttaatgagtttttcaCAGACATGGAAGGCCATGAGGACATCATCTGTATCTGTGAATCACGTGAAAGCTTCAAGAAATGGCAAAGCTTTGCAGAAGGATCGTGTGGAGCAGAAACTTTGAACAATCACAGCATTGTTGGGATGAAAATGAGTCAGGTTAATGCGACTGTGCAGAGAATGCAACCCATTAAAGCCTATTCTACCAAGCACTTGCCCGTCTTTGTGAAAGGGCTATGTCAtcttgaaacaaacaaagaggaacAGATGGGTTCCCTAGAAGTTCTCACAGTCGATCACTGTGATGAAACAACCGAAAAGTTCATCAGTGAGGAGAAAGCAAATATTGAACAACAGTTCTACCACGGTGGGAAAGTGACTTGGCTGAATTTCTGGCTTGCTGAGAACAACCATGTTGGAGAGGTAATTCAACGAGAAGCTTATCATGATGTCTCCAGACTTCTCAGTGATGTTTTGACATATAACGCAGATCAGACACCAGTGGCCAATATAAACATCTACCATCATCCAGGGAGCGGTGGAAGTACTGTGGCAAGGCAAGTGTTGTGGAATAACAGGAAAAATCTTAGGTGTGCTGTTGTGAAGCCTTCATACACAGCTTCTCTTGTCGCACAACACGCAGTTGACCTCAGAGAATATGAAGAAACAGATCCACAGAAGTGTCTTCCTGTGTTGCTACTCATTGAAGACCCAGACAAGGAATATTTGGATGATCTCAAAAATGAATTGGAAGTTGCTATTCATAACAAAAGAATCATGTATGGAACCCTGTGCTTCATTTTGTTGAGCTGCAGGCGATCCAACGATCCAGAGGGGAGATGCAGGGAGGCTGCATTACAGAATGTGTCTGTCACTCACAGACTGTCGACccaggagaagaagaagtttGCTGGAAAACGAGAGAAACTTGTAGAGCAATATGAATTAAATTTCATCCTGACCTTTGTTTTGATGACTGAAGGATTCAATGAAGATTATGTTCAACATTTTGTGAGAAATTTGCTCCAAGATATTCAGCTTCACTCTGTTGTCACTCGCCTGATTCTTTATGTGGCACTACTGAACACTTATGTTCAAAACTCTTTCATCTCTCAGTCCCACTGTGAGGCTTTGCTGGGATTAACCATATACATGGAGAGGTTTCAGCGGCATGAGTTTGAGAGGTCACTCAGTGATCAGGCTAGGCTGCTCCTCTTGTACCTTCGAGATGAGAAAACCCACATTAAGTCAATCAAAATCATCCATCCACTCGTTGCAAAGGAAATCCTCCAACAACTCCTGGGGAGCACACAGACCCAGAGCGATTTAGCAATGCAGTTACTGTGTGAGGATGTGCTTTTTGAACACAGATTTGGAAGGGAGCAGTATCAGTCATTTCTGAGAGCACTTTTCATAAGGCGATCCAGAATAAGCAAAGGAGATAAATTTGATAgtcttttctcccctctcatTGAGCATGTGCGCGAAAATGAGAACAGCCCAGACAAGGCCATTGAGTTGCTGAAGAAAGCATTCGATTGCTTCCATAAAGATCCATTCTTTGCACAACAACTAGCTCGTCTCCATTATACTTATGAAAAGTTTGAAGAGGCAAAAGACTGGGCAGAGACAGCAGCTAAACTGCTTCCCAACAATTCTTACATTCTTGATACAAAAGGACAGGTGTACAAAAAATGGTTCCAAGCAAAATGCAAAGCCATTGAAAGTGGTGACATCCCAGTCACAGCCCAAAATACAGCAGATGCTGTGGAGACAGCGCTGAAAGCCCAGGAGTATTTTCAAGAATGTCAGCGAgcagctgaaaaagaaatggaaaatgcaAACAGTTCAGGATTTTTCGCTGAAGTTGAAGTTGGACTCAGCCTGCTCAAACTAATCTATTCTTTGCCAGTTTTTGCTATTGGAAAAAATGGCCATTCAGAGTATATGAAGTACCTGTTAACAGATTACATTCCAAAAGAAGTTGACGATGCCTGGAAGTCATTTCATGGTCGTTTGAAAAAACTTCACAAGACATTGCAAGATGCTTTGGAATGGATTTCAGAAGACCTCAGTTACTTCCAGACGGACATTGATGCAGATGGAGAGGAGGTTCCTGAAAGCCCTGAAGAGAAAGTAAGCCACCCGTTGAAATGGCTGGCAAAAAAAACCTCAGAGTATGGGAAGTACTTCAGTCAAGATTATTTTTCCTCACTAAGATCAAAGAAACCAATGCCAGCCAATCTGACTCCCTTTCAAAAACGCATGATCATCTATAATCTTGGAGGGGGGAACGTAACATCCATCCTCTACAGGCTAACTAACCAGGACAATGCTGTAGGTCTTTTAGAGCACATTGTTTCTCTCTACCCCAGCAATCCAATAAAGGCTATTTTTGGCCAGAAGGACATTATCAATTACATAATGGTTCACATTACTCTGAACTTCTTCTCACCACAAGCTCCAAAAGTTGCTCCCATTGAAGATCTACAGGCACTCTGTCGTCAGTTCCCAGCTGACAGAAATAAATGCTTACCAAGTGCCCTGTTTTTGCTAACCTTGCTGTTCTGGCCAGATGATAATGACACACACGATGAGAAAGAAACCAAATATGAGATTGTCCAGTCGGCAGTTGAACACATGGAAAAAGGCTACTGGACAAAAAGGAAGGACATTCCTCAGCGGAAGAGAAGACTTTACACCCACTTTTTTCTGGGCAGTGGGACTGGTTTGGATAAATTCGTCCACAAAAGAAAGTTTGAAAGTGTCACAAATGTGTCCTCAGTCTCTGAGAAACGCATGAAGTGGTTTAAAGGCAAAGCATGGGAAAAGCCTGAGATCACCACGATGTTGAAACCTGTTTCTGGATGGACTGAAGATGGAGTCGTGTACCTTGAGGGTCCTCAGAAGAAGTTCAGAATACTGCCGCTTCATGTACCTTCAGTGCCTCATACTAATGAAGACATCACTTTCTACCTGGGGTTTTCCTTCAGAGGTCCTGTTGCCTACAACATTGTTGAGAAAAATTAG